From the Halobacterium zhouii genome, the window CGGATGGTGACGTTCGCGAGGTGGCCGTACTCGTCCTCGAAGTCCTCGTGTTTCTGGTTCGCGAGCGCCACCAGCGGCACCAGGAACAGCATCTTGCCGTTCCCGGAGAGCAGGCGATGCAGTCCCGCCATCTCCCCGACGAGCGTCTTCCCGGTCGCCGTCGCGGAGACGACCAACTGGTCGTCGCCCTCCACGAGGCCGTTCTCGACGGAGAGGCTCTGCACCGGCAGCAAATCCTCGAATCGGTCCTCAAGGAGACCCTGAATCCCGGGGTGGAGGTCGAGGTCCGTGACGGGCACCGGGTCGATGTCGTCGGTGGTCGCGCTCACCTCGTCGAACTTCGTCAGGTCGGGGTCGAGGTTCCCCTGTAGCAGTCCCGTGATGCGGTCTAAGTCCTGGACGTCGAGCAGCAACTCCTCGAGGCGGTCGTGGGCGGTCCCCGTGAGTTGCCCGGAGAACGCGATCTCGCGCTCCAGTTCCCGGAGTGCACAATCGGGGCAAATGGACTCCCCGTCGGCCTCGATAGCGGTTTCGGACGTGATTGGCGAGTACCGTCCCTTCCCGGCGCAGAGTCGGCACGTCCGCACCACCTTGGCGTCCAACTGGTAGGCGTCGAGTAGCTCCTGGAGTTCCGCCCGCCCGCTCCGGGACGTCTGCTCGCTGATGCGGATGCGGCCCGCACGCCGCGCGATGTCCACGAACTCGTCGGGGTTGCGTGGCTCCTCCCCACTATCGGTCTTGGTGCGGAATCGACCAGGTCGCGGGCCGGCGTCCTTCTCCGCGACCTCGAGTTTCGCGCGGAACAGTCGCTCCTCGTCCCGGCGCGCCACCGCGAGGTAGTGGTCGCGCGCCTCGTGCAAGAAGAGCGTATCCACGCGCTGGACCTGCTCAGACACTGCGAGTGACTAGTCGACCACGGTATTTCAGCGGTTCGGCTTCTGGCCTTCGGGGACGAACCGCGGGGGTCGTGTCGGCCCGGTCAGCCGCCGCGACGTCTGACTGCGATGGCACCCGCGGCCAGCAAGGACAACAGCGCGACGCCAGCGCCGAATCCTGGACTGGACACTCCGGACGAACCCGCCGACGTATCGGTGGTTTCCGCGGGGTCTGCGGCGTCGGTTGTGGATGCACCGTCAGACTGGTTCTGGAGGGCGTCGCGGAGGTAAGCTATCGTCTCGTCCTGTTCCTCGATGGTCTCCTTTTGCGCTGCGAGTCGCGCACGGAGTTCGTCGATAGTCTCGTTTTTCGAATCGAGGCGCACCAGCAGGTCCTCAGTTCGGTGTGCGTTCGTGTCCGCCAGGCGTGCTTCGGCCTGTGGATAGTCACCGCCGTACTCTTCGCTCGCGTGGACTAACCACCGATCCTGGAACTCCCGGACGGACACGCCGAGATTCGACTCGAACGCGAGGAGTGCGTTCGAGTGCTCGGTGCGAAGGACGCCCATCACCGCGTCCCAGCCGTACTCATCAACGATGTACTTGACGACGAGCGGGCCGCTCTTGTACGGTTCCTGCGAGATCGACATCAGGTAGCCGCTGTCCTGTGTGATCATCTCCCGAACCACCTCGGTCTGCTCGAACTGGCTGTTCTGGATGTCGTCGGTAGTGTGGTACATCGCGACGTACTCCGGGATGCCCTGGTTGAGCCAACTCGGCATCGAGACCCAGTTGCCGTTCTGGAGCATCCCGTAGTACATGTGAGTCTGCGCGTACTCGTGGGTCATCCCGTGCCGGAAGAACCGCCGGCGTTCCTCCTGGGTCGGGGAGGGTCGTTCGGACGGTGCCATAAGGTGGACGTCAGCGTCGAGTCCGTTCCCGTCGTCCGCCTGTTGAGTCTCCGTGTACACGGCCCACTTGGAGCGACTGTACTCGTCCCACGGGTGGACGTACACCTCGACCTTGTTCTCGAGTCGGGTGTCGAACACATCCAGCGTGTGGTTCCGCGCGAAGCGCATGTACTGTAGCGTGCGCTCGGCGTCGGCCTGATAGCCGGACTGGTACTTGATGAGGAAGTGCTCGGATTCGAGGGTCTGCCAGTTCGTCGAGTCGGATTGCGAGTTCGCTCCCGCGGCCACCGGCGTAGCGACGGTCGCACCGACCAGTAGCGCGACGAGAGCCAGCACGATCCTCGCTAGTGACATAGAATTGGTGCGAGAAAGCGGTGAGTAAATGGTTTCGGTTACGCAAGTTCCGAACAACCAAGCCCCTGTAGGGACGTATTCGGGGCGTGCCAACCCGACGGCAACCGCTGTACGAGCGCGCTCGCTGCGTTCGGCACCGCGACGGTCTGAGAGGACATCCACTCCCGGCAGGTCGGTTCCGACGCGGGCACCGGGTCCGACTGGCCGCCGTTGCTTGATTACACGGCGTCGGTGACCGCGAGCATCGTCGACGGCGAGTTCGAACGTTGACCGCAGAAACGACCTACTCCACCAGTTTGATTTCGTCGTCCCCATTGGGAACGACGCAGATGAACGCGCCCTGCTGGTCGCCGTCGTTCTCGTAGGAGTGGACGACGCCGGCGGGAATCAGGAGGCTGTCGCCCGCCGAAACGGTGTGTTCCTCGCCGTCGATGCCGACCGTGTACTCGCCTTCGAGGACGTACTGCTCGTGTTCGACGTCGTTCGTGTGTTCGGGGACGCTCGCGCCCGGGTCGAGGACGAACCGACGCATCGCGAAGTTCGGCGCGCCGTCCGACTCGTCCAGCAACACTCCCTTCCGCATGCCGTCGGCGGCCCCGACGTCCTCGTAGTCGGCGTCGTCGGCGCGGCGAATCACGGCGTCAGTCGACTCGGTCGTGGTCATGGACGAGCGTTGGGCGTCCCGGGATTTAGGGTTGGTCGTCGCGGCCACGGAGGCCGAGGACGTTGCGGGCTTCGTCGGGGGAGGCGGCGGGCCTGCCGAGTTCCTCGGCGACGCGAACGACGCGTTCGACGAGTTGGGCG encodes:
- a CDS encoding PGF-CTERM sorting domain-containing protein, giving the protein MSLARIVLALVALLVGATVATPVAAGANSQSDSTNWQTLESEHFLIKYQSGYQADAERTLQYMRFARNHTLDVFDTRLENKVEVYVHPWDEYSRSKWAVYTETQQADDGNGLDADVHLMAPSERPSPTQEERRRFFRHGMTHEYAQTHMYYGMLQNGNWVSMPSWLNQGIPEYVAMYHTTDDIQNSQFEQTEVVREMITQDSGYLMSISQEPYKSGPLVVKYIVDEYGWDAVMGVLRTEHSNALLAFESNLGVSVREFQDRWLVHASEEYGGDYPQAEARLADTNAHRTEDLLVRLDSKNETIDELRARLAAQKETIEEQDETIAYLRDALQNQSDGASTTDAADPAETTDTSAGSSGVSSPGFGAGVALLSLLAAGAIAVRRRGG
- a CDS encoding cupin domain-containing protein; this translates as MTTTESTDAVIRRADDADYEDVGAADGMRKGVLLDESDGAPNFAMRRFVLDPGASVPEHTNDVEHEQYVLEGEYTVGIDGEEHTVSAGDSLLIPAGVVHSYENDGDQQGAFICVVPNGDDEIKLVE